AAGAAGCCAAATTCTGCTCTGAGAAAAGTGGCTAAGGTTCGTCTATCTAATGGAAAAGAGGTGATAGCATATATACCAGGTGAAGGGCACAATCTACAGGAACACTCTGTGGTCCTTGTTAGGGGCGGTAGAGTAAAGGACCTCCCGGGTGTGAAGTATCACATTATAAGAGGAAAGTACGATGCTGCTGGTGTTGAGGGAAGAAAAAATTCCAGGTCCCTTTATGGGACAAAGAAACCCAAAAAGTAAGGAGGCGGTAATTCTATGAGAAGAAGAAGGGCTCCTGAACGCGAAATTTCGCCGGATCCAAAGTATGGATCTGTTATTGCTGCAAAATTTATTAATAATTTGATGTGGGATGGAAAGAAGACAATTGCACAGAGAATCTTTTATCAAGCTATTGAACTTATCGAGCAGAAGACGAAGAGCAACGGAATTGAAATTTTTGAGAAGGCCATAGAGAATGTGAAACCCAGAGTTGAGGTAAGGCCGAGGAGAGTAGGCGGTGCCACCTATCAGGTGCCGGTGGAAGTCCGTCCCAAAAGGCAGCTTTCTTTAGCAATTAAGTGGATTATAAGAGCTGCAAGGTCAAGACCGGAAAGAAGGATGTACGAAAGATTGGCCAATGAGATAATTGAGGCTTCCCAGAATCAGGGGGCAGCGATAAAGATAAGGGAAAATGTTCATAAAATGGCGGAGGCCAACAAGGTATTTGCGCATTACAAGTGGTAACAATTTGAGAGATGGAAATATTATTTGATAACATAACAAACTTGCGAAACATCGGATTCGTCGCTCACATTGACGCCGGAAAGACAACTACTACTGAAAGAATTTTGTATTACACCAAAAAAATTCATCGTCTTGGAGACGTTGATGAAGGTACTGCAACCACTGATTACCTGATTCAAGAGAAGGAAAGGGGAATTACTATAACCAGTGCTGCTGTTAGTTGCTACTGGAAAGGTCATAGGATAAATATCATTGACACTCCTGGCCATGTAGATTTTACCGCTGAGGTAGAAAGGTCTCTCAGGGTCCTTGATGGATTGATCGTGATATTTTGTGGCGTTGCAGGTGTTCAGCCTCAGTCGGAGACAGTGTGGCACCAGGCTGACAGATACAAGGTTCCGAGGATTGTTTTTATAAACAAGCTTGACCGCATCGGTGCTGATCCTTTCAAAGTAATGAAAGAGATTGAAGAGAAGTTCAACATTCTGGCACTTCCTCTCCAGGCTCCGATCGGAATAGAAGACAACTTTGTTGGTGTTATAGATGTTATAACGAAGAAAAAGTATATCTGGGATGTGGATGAGACAGGAGAAGAGTACAGAATTGAGGATGCGACGGAAAAAGAAGTCGAAGAAGTTAGAAGCATGTTTTTGGAGAGGCTGGCAGAAATAGATGAAGAAATCTTGAAGCTGGTGATAGATGAAAAAGAAATTTCTGTGGATATATTCAAATCTTCTATTAGAAAGGCTACGCTTTCAATGAAAGCAGTCCCTGTCCTTATGGGAGCTGCCCTTAAAAATAAGGGAATTCAACCGCTCCTTGATGCAATTATTGATTATCTTCCTTCTCCGATTGATAAAGGCGATGTTGTTGGTCTTAACCCAAAGACAGGAGAATACGTGAAACGTTCACCGACTTATGATGCACCATTTTCGGCAGTTGTGTTTAAGATACAAAACGATCCACATGCTGGGAATGTATTGTTTACCAGAGTATATTCGGGAGTTTTGAATGTTAACCAGAAAGTTCTTAATTCTGCCACCGGGAAAATCGAGAGGGCAATGAGAATTTATCTCGTTCATGCAGACAAGAAAGAGCCTATTAAGGAAGCGAAGGCGGGAGAAATCGTCGGGTTGGTTGGGATAAAGGATGTAAAAACTGGCGATACCCTATGTGATCCTGAAGCACCTATTTTCTTTGAAGGTATGCACTTTCCGGAACCGCTTATATCTGTTGCAATTGAGCCTAAATCTTCTAAAGATGAGGAAAAACTTAACGAAGTTCTTAATATCCTTCAGATTGAGGATCCGAGTTTCAAAGTTGGGAAGGATAGGGAAACGGGTCAGCTCCTTATAAGCGGGATGGGCGAATTGCACCTTGAGATCATCGTTGACAGGATAGTGAGAGAATTTAAAGTACCTGTCAGGACAGGAAAACCTCAGGTCACTTATAGAGAAACAATTACGGTTGAAACGGAGGTTGAGGAAAACTTTGAGAGAGAAATTGGCGGAGTGAAAGAGAGTGGTTATGCAAAGGTTAAGCTGGTTCCTCGAAAGAGAGGCGAAGGAAACAAGGTAACAATAATACCGGAAATTAATCCACAGCTTCGGGAACTTTATATAAATATTGCATACGAATCCATATCGTTTGGGCCGATTATGGGCTATCCCGTCACCGATGTCGAAGTACAAATTGTTTCTTTGGGAGCAGATAATACCTTTACTCATCTTGGAAATGAGCTTGCATTGAGGAGGGCCATACAAAGAGCCCTGCAGGAAGGTAAACCTATCCTGCTGGAGCCAGTCGTTTTGCTCGAGGTCGTTTGCCCCTCTGAGTATGTTGGTAACGTTGTCAGCGACCTGGGACAGAGGGGAGGAGAATTAGATAAAATTGAGAACATAAGTGAAAACATCCAGAAGCTTAGAGCTTATGTCCCTTTAAAGAAACTCCTCGGTTATGTGACGGATTTGAGGTCACTAACCCAGGGGAGGGCAAGCTTCTGGATGAAATTGGATCATTACGCACCAATAAAAAAGGAAAAAACATTAACAATATGATGGAGGTATGTAGAAATGGCTAAGGAAAAGTTTGTAAGAACCAAGCCGCACCTAAATGTGGGTACTATCGGTCACATTGACCATGGAAAAACTACTTTGACCGCCGCAATTACAAAATACCTTTCCCTGAGGGGATTTGCTAATTATGTTCCTTACGATCAGATTGATAAGGCACCAGAAGAAAAGGCTCGTGGAATTACGATTCAGCTGGCGCACGTTGAATATGAAACGGATAAACGCCATTATGCTCATATTGACTGTCCTGGTCACGCTGACTACATTAAGAACATGATTACCGGCGCAGCCCAAATGGATGGAGCTATTCTTGTTGTTTCTGCAGCTGATGGTGTTCAGCCTCAGACAAGAGAGCACGTTCTCCTTGCAAGGCAGGTAAACGTTCCTTACATAGTGGTATTCATGAACAAGATCGATATGCTCGACGATCCGGAGCTGCAGGAACTTGTTGAACTTGAGGTTAGGGACCTTCTCAATAAATATGAGTTCCCCGGCGATGAAGTACCGGTCATTAAAGGTTCTGCCCTCAAGGTAATTGAGGAATGTGGCGAAGATCCCAATTGCCAGTGGTATAAACCAATTCAAGAGCTTCTTGATGCATTAGACAACTATATTCCAGAGCCTCAGCGTGCGGTTGATAAGCCATTCCTGATGGCAATTGAAGACATATTCTCAATTACTGGGCGTGGAACGGTTGTCACGGGTAGAGTTGAACGCGGGAGACTCACACCGGGTGAGGAGGTTGAGATAGTGGGATTTAGAGATGAACCGATTAGAACTGTCGTAACTTCAATCGAAATGTTCAGAAAGGAGCTGGATGAGGCACTTCCTGGCGATAATGTGGGATTACTCTTGAGAGGCGTAAAGAAAGAGGATGTAGAGAGAGGAATGGTTGTAGCAAAGCCTGGTTCAATTAAGCCTCACAAAAAATTCAGAGCCCAGGTTTACGTTTTAACCAAAGAAGAAGGTGGGCGCCACACACCATTTATGACGGGTTACAGACCACAATTCTACTTCAGAACTACTGACGTTACTGGTACGATTACCCTTCCTGAAGGCAGAGAAATGGTGATGCCTGGTGACCATGTAAACCTTCTAGTTGAACTCATGTATCCTGTTGCAATCGAAAAAGAACTCAGGTTTGCGATTCGTGAAGGTGGTAGAACAGTTGGTGCAGGTGTCGTAACCGATATTGTCGAGTAAAAATCATGGTACTTGAAGCAAAGATAAGAATTAAGTTGAAGTCGTTTGATCCGGCGCTCCTGGACCGTTCAGCCCAAAATATTGCTCATACGGCGAGATCCAGCGGAGCAGAGGTTTCGGGTCCAATTCCTCTTCCAACAAAAAGGACTTTATTTTCAGTTATCAGATCTCCTCACATTGACAAGAGGTCTCAGGAGCAGTTTGAACTTAAAGTCCACAAAAGACTGATAGAAATAAGGAAGCCGACGGCAGAAACGATAGACAAGCTCTCCAGGCTGGATTTGCCACCTGGAGTGGATGTCGAAATAAAGATGATTTGAGGTGAACTATGGCAGGGTTAATTGGTAGAAAACTGGGTATGACCCAGATCCCTACCAAAGACGGCTCGATGATCCCTGTTACGGTCATTGAAGCCGGCCCCTGTACCGTAATACAGGGGAAGACTCTGGAAAGGGATGGTTATACCGCAATAAAGATAGGTTATGGTGAGGTTGAGGCGAAAAGGCTAAACAAGCCTCAACTGGGTGAAATGCGAAAGGCATTGGGCGAAAGGGAAAAGTATCCAGCGCTGGTTGTGAAGGAATTTCGAGTTGATGACGTCTCAAAGTTCCAAACTGGGCAGGAGATAAAGATTGAAGACCTCTTTACTGAAGGCGAGCGCATAGATATTACGGGCATTTCGAAGGGTAAAGGATTTCAAGGTGTAATTAAAAGATGGGGCTTTTCAGGAGGGGCGAAATCTCACGGTTCAAAGTTTCACAACAGACCCGGTTCAATCGGACAGCATACGGAACCTGCAAGAGTTTACAAGGGCAAAAAATTGCCTGGTCACGATGGGCTCAAGCGCATAACCGTTAAGAATATTGAGATAGTTAAGATCATTCCTGACAAGAACGTAGTTCTCGTGAAGGGTGCGGTTCCCGGACCAAGGGGTGGAATAGTGTTCCTAAAGAAAGCTAAGGAGAAAGAGCAATGAAAGCACCTTTATACAACGCAAATGGTGAGCATATAGGCGAAATTGAGTTAAAGGATGAATTGTTTGGTATTAAGCCAAATCTTCATCTGCTTTGGGAAGTAACAAGGCTTTATCTTGCTAATCAGAGACAGGGAACCCACAAGGCGAAGACGAGGGCAGAGGTCAACGCTTCCGGAAGGAAGATTTATCCGCAGAAAGGCCTTGGAAGAGCGAGGCATGGTGATGTGAAAGCTCCCACTTTTGTTGGAGGTGGTAAAGCTCACGGACCGAGACCCAGAGATTACTATACAGAGATACCCGCCAAGATCAAAAGACTTTCTCTTTTGCATTCGCTGGCTGATAAGGCACAAAATGGTAGGATTCTTGTGATCGAAAAATTTGAATTTCAAATTCCGAAAACTAAAAGAATGGTGGAGATTCTGGATAAGATGGGACTTGGTAAAGAAAAGACTTTAGTCCTTTCCACTGAGTATAATAAGAATCTTTACCTTTCAGGAAGAAATATTCCCTACTGCAGCGTTCTGGAAGTCAAAGATGTCAACTCCTTAGAGGTTCTTAATCATAATTACATAGTGATAGAGAAAGATGGTCTAGAGAAATTAGAAAAGAGGTTTGTGATATGAGGGATCCGAGGGACATTATAATAAGGCCAATAATCACTGAAAAATCCGCTCTTTTGAGAGAGCAAGGCCAATTTGTTTTTGAAGTGGCTCCTGATTCAAATAAGATCGAGATTAGGAAAGCAGTTGAAGAGCTTTTTAAGGTTCATGTGGAAAAGGTTAGGGTAATTAATGTTAAGCCTAAGCCGCGGAGGGTGAGACTTGCGCCTGGGTACACTAAAGCATGGAAAAAGGCGATTGTAACACTGAAAAAAGGTGAATCTATCCCGTTCTTTGAAGGAGTGTAATTATGGGAGTCAAAAAATTTAGACCTGTTACGCCATCACGGCGTTTTATGACAGTAGCAGATTATTCAGAAATTACTAAAGAAGAGCCAGAAAAATCCCTTCTCGAGCCGCTTAAGAAATCTGGCGGAAGGAATAACACTGGTAGGGTTACTGTCAGGTTCCGCGGTGGGGGCCACAAAAGGCACTATAGAATAATAGATTTCAAGAGAGAGAAGCACGGAATTCCAGCGAAGGTGGTTGCAATTGAATATGATCCTAATAGAACTGCTCGAATTGCTTTGCTTCACTATGTAGATGGAGAAAAGAGGTACATTATAGCTCCTGATGGGCTGAAAGTCGGTGACATTCTAACATCTGGACCAGATGCCGAAATTAGAGTTGGCAATGCCCTCCCTCTGGAGAGGATTCCAGAAGGGATTCCCATTCACAATATAGAACTGGTGCCCGGAAAAGGAGGACAGCTGGTAAGAGCTGCTGGCGCGAGTGCAGTGATATTATCCAAAGAAGGCAGATATGCCCATGTGCAGCTTCCATCTGGTGAAGTTAGATTAATAAACCTCAAGTGTTATGCTACAATTGGTCAAGTTTCTAACTTGGATCACGAGAATGTCATTATCGGCAAAGCAGGAAGGTCGAGATGGCTTGGCAGAAGGCCACATGTTCGCGGTATGGTCATGAACCCTGTAGATCATCCTCTTGGCGGTGGTGAAGGTAGATCAAAATCTGGAAGGCATCCTTGTAGTCCTACAGGCATTGTTGATGGTAGGAAGACCAGAAAGAAGAGAAAAGCCAGTGATAGGTTCATTGTAAGGAGGCGCAAATAATGGCCAGATCAAAGAAGAAAGGTCCTTTTGTTGATGCTAAGCTATACAAGAGAATAATAGAAATGAATGAGAAGGGTGAGAAGAAGGTTATAAAAACCTACTCCAGAGCTTCTATGGTACTGCCGGAATTCGTCGGGCACACTATTGCGGTACATAACGGAAGGAAGTTTATACCTGTTTATATTACACCGGAAATGGTAGGGCATAGACTGGGTGAATTTTCCCCTACAAGAACGTTTAGAGGTCATAAGGATAAAAAGGCTGAAAAGGCGAGGTTAAAATGATGGAAGGGAGATGCGTTTTAAAATATAGGAGGATTTCCCCTAAGAAAGTTGCCCCTCTTCTTGATGAGATTAGGGGAAAGAGTGTGTCCGAAGCAATGAAAATGCTAAAGGTTCTTAACAAGAAATCTGCGAGATTTACAATTAAAGCTATTAAAGCTGCAGTCGCTTCGTATAGAGATAAGGGCGGTGATTTACCTGAGGATAGGCTTTATATAAAGGTTGCAAAGGTTGACAGAGGACCAATCTGGAAGAGAGTTAGACCCATGTTTAGGGGGATGGCAACGTTAATTTTAAAAAGAACTTCACATTTGACTATTGAGGTAGCTCCTAAGGAGGTTGAATAATGGGTCAGAAAGTTCATCCTTACGGTTTTAGAATAGGTGTTAATAAGGGTTGGTTATCTCGCTGGTATGCGAACGATACCCATTACAGGAAGTTTGTCAAGGAAGATTATGAGATTAGAAAATACGTAAAAGCACGTTTTAAAGAAGCGGGTATATCCAGAGTAGAGATTGAAAGAGTTTTGCCCGATAAAATCTCTATCTCCATATATACTGCAAGACCTGGCATGATAATTGGTCGAGGTGGTAAGGAGATCGAGTCTTTTAAAAAGGAGCTTGCGGCGATTGTTCCTTACAAGGATCTCCACATTGATGTGAAAGAAGTTAAGACGCCTGAAATTGATGCTTCACTTGTTGCTCAGCAAATAGTTTCCAGGATAGAGCAAAGAGTTTCTCATAGGCGTGCCATGAAGAGGGCTGTAGAACAGGCAATGAAAGCCGGCGCTCAGGGAATCAAAGTCTATTCAAAAGGTAGATTAGCGGGCGCGGAAATTGCGAGGAAGGAATGGTATTTGAAGGGCCGGGTGCCTCTCCAGACGTTGAGAGCAGATATTGATTACGCTCAGGAGACTGCGTTTACAAAGTATGGAACCATCGGGGTAAAGGTGTGGATATACAGGGGAGATATACTGAGAAAGCCAACGGAGGAATAAGCCATGTTGATGCCATCCAGAACTAAGTATAGAAAACAACAGAGAGGAAGATTAAAGGGCGTTGCCCTTGCAGGAAATTATCTTGCTTTTGGTGAATATGGGCTTAAGACCCTTGAAGCCCACTGGCTCACCGCAAATCAGATTGAGGCTGCAAGGATGGCCATTTCAAGGTACTTAAAGAAGGGTGGAAAGCTGTGGGTGAGGATATTTCCTGATAAGCCGGTTACGAAGAAGCCTGCCGAAACGAGAATGGGTAAGGGAAAAGGTAACGTGGAATTCTGGGTAGCTGTTGTGAAGCCTGGTAGAATTCTTTTTGAACTCAGCGGGGTTTCAGAGGAAGAGGCAAGAGAGGCTTTCAGAATAGCATCTCACAAATTGCCTGTAAAGACTCGTTTTGTATCAATTAAGGAAGGTGGAGTATGAAAGCCAAGGAATTAAGGGAACTTTCACTGGATGAACTTAACAAGAAATTGAAAGAGCTTAAAGAAGAGCTTTTTACTTTAAGAATGGATAAAGCTCTTCACAGGCTTAACCAGCCTCACAGATTCAAACAGTTAAAGCGCGAAATAGCGAGAGTTCTCACGGTGATGAACGAGAAAAGAGGAGGCAACAATGGGAATTAGGAAACAGAGAATCGGTGTCGTTGTGAGTGACAAGATGAACAAGACGAGGGTTGTTGTATTTGAATTTCTTAAGAAGCATCCTCTATACGGTAAATACGTAAAGAGAAGGAAAAAATTCTACGTCCATGACGAAAAAAATGAATCGAGAATTGGAGATGTTGTAAGAATCGAAGAAACAAGACCCCTTTCTAAACTTAAGAGATGGAGATTAGTTGAAATCATTCGGAGGGCTGAAAGGAGGGAAGGAGAATGATACAAGATATTTCCAGAGTTAAAATTGTTGATAATACGGGTGCACAGGAGGCTTTAATTATTAAGGTTCTCGGCGGAAGCAGAAGAAAGTATGCTTACGTAGGTGATATTGTTGTTGTTACAATTAAAGACGCCATTCCTGGTTCACCTGTGAAGAAAGGCGACAAGGCAAGGGCAGTTATTGTAAGAACAAAAAAGGAATTGAGGCGTCCAGATGGAACTTACGTTAAATTTGATGACAATGCTGCGGTATTAATTGACAATTTTAACGAGCCTCGTGGAACCAGAGTTTTCGGACCTGTCGCAAGAGAGTTGAGGGAGAAGAAGTTTATGAAAATCGTGTCTCTTGCTTCGGAGGTGGTGTAGAAATGGGTAATAAGATTAAACGAGATGATTTAGTACTGGTTACAGCAGGTAAAGATAAGGGAAAGATCGGAAAGGTTAAAAAGGTTATTCGGGAAAAATCAAGAGTCGTCGTTGAGGGTGTAAACATAGTTAAAAAACATATGAGAGCGAGGGGACCTGAATTACCATCGGGAATAATCCAGATGGAAGCGCCTGTTCATATTTCAAACGTGAAATTGGTTTGTCCTATGTGCGGTCAGGCTACAAGAGTTGGTTTCGTAGTAAAAGAGGATGGGAAAAAGTCAAGAGTTTGCAAAAAATGTGGAAAGGAGATTGACTGATGTCCAGGTTGCTTAAAGAATATAGAGAAAAAATTAGACCTCTTTTGATGAAAGAGCTTGGATTCAAAAACATTATGAGGGTTCCACGGATAGAAAAG
The window above is part of the bacterium genome. Proteins encoded here:
- the rpsL gene encoding 30S ribosomal protein S12; translation: MPTINQLVRLGRKPKRRKSKSPALDGCPQKRGVCIRVYTTTPKKPNSALRKVAKVRLSNGKEVIAYIPGEGHNLQEHSVVLVRGGRVKDLPGVKYHIIRGKYDAAGVEGRKNSRSLYGTKKPKK
- the rpsG gene encoding 30S ribosomal protein S7, with the translated sequence MRRRRAPEREISPDPKYGSVIAAKFINNLMWDGKKTIAQRIFYQAIELIEQKTKSNGIEIFEKAIENVKPRVEVRPRRVGGATYQVPVEVRPKRQLSLAIKWIIRAARSRPERRMYERLANEIIEASQNQGAAIKIRENVHKMAEANKVFAHYKW
- the fusA gene encoding elongation factor G; translated protein: MEILFDNITNLRNIGFVAHIDAGKTTTTERILYYTKKIHRLGDVDEGTATTDYLIQEKERGITITSAAVSCYWKGHRINIIDTPGHVDFTAEVERSLRVLDGLIVIFCGVAGVQPQSETVWHQADRYKVPRIVFINKLDRIGADPFKVMKEIEEKFNILALPLQAPIGIEDNFVGVIDVITKKKYIWDVDETGEEYRIEDATEKEVEEVRSMFLERLAEIDEEILKLVIDEKEISVDIFKSSIRKATLSMKAVPVLMGAALKNKGIQPLLDAIIDYLPSPIDKGDVVGLNPKTGEYVKRSPTYDAPFSAVVFKIQNDPHAGNVLFTRVYSGVLNVNQKVLNSATGKIERAMRIYLVHADKKEPIKEAKAGEIVGLVGIKDVKTGDTLCDPEAPIFFEGMHFPEPLISVAIEPKSSKDEEKLNEVLNILQIEDPSFKVGKDRETGQLLISGMGELHLEIIVDRIVREFKVPVRTGKPQVTYRETITVETEVEENFEREIGGVKESGYAKVKLVPRKRGEGNKVTIIPEINPQLRELYINIAYESISFGPIMGYPVTDVEVQIVSLGADNTFTHLGNELALRRAIQRALQEGKPILLEPVVLLEVVCPSEYVGNVVSDLGQRGGELDKIENISENIQKLRAYVPLKKLLGYVTDLRSLTQGRASFWMKLDHYAPIKKEKTLTI
- the tuf gene encoding elongation factor Tu — encoded protein: MAKEKFVRTKPHLNVGTIGHIDHGKTTLTAAITKYLSLRGFANYVPYDQIDKAPEEKARGITIQLAHVEYETDKRHYAHIDCPGHADYIKNMITGAAQMDGAILVVSAADGVQPQTREHVLLARQVNVPYIVVFMNKIDMLDDPELQELVELEVRDLLNKYEFPGDEVPVIKGSALKVIEECGEDPNCQWYKPIQELLDALDNYIPEPQRAVDKPFLMAIEDIFSITGRGTVVTGRVERGRLTPGEEVEIVGFRDEPIRTVVTSIEMFRKELDEALPGDNVGLLLRGVKKEDVERGMVVAKPGSIKPHKKFRAQVYVLTKEEGGRHTPFMTGYRPQFYFRTTDVTGTITLPEGREMVMPGDHVNLLVELMYPVAIEKELRFAIREGGRTVGAGVVTDIVE
- the rpsJ gene encoding 30S ribosomal protein S10 — protein: MVLEAKIRIKLKSFDPALLDRSAQNIAHTARSSGAEVSGPIPLPTKRTLFSVIRSPHIDKRSQEQFELKVHKRLIEIRKPTAETIDKLSRLDLPPGVDVEIKMI
- the rplC gene encoding 50S ribosomal protein L3, with translation MAGLIGRKLGMTQIPTKDGSMIPVTVIEAGPCTVIQGKTLERDGYTAIKIGYGEVEAKRLNKPQLGEMRKALGEREKYPALVVKEFRVDDVSKFQTGQEIKIEDLFTEGERIDITGISKGKGFQGVIKRWGFSGGAKSHGSKFHNRPGSIGQHTEPARVYKGKKLPGHDGLKRITVKNIEIVKIIPDKNVVLVKGAVPGPRGGIVFLKKAKEKEQ
- the rplD gene encoding 50S ribosomal protein L4 — protein: MKAPLYNANGEHIGEIELKDELFGIKPNLHLLWEVTRLYLANQRQGTHKAKTRAEVNASGRKIYPQKGLGRARHGDVKAPTFVGGGKAHGPRPRDYYTEIPAKIKRLSLLHSLADKAQNGRILVIEKFEFQIPKTKRMVEILDKMGLGKEKTLVLSTEYNKNLYLSGRNIPYCSVLEVKDVNSLEVLNHNYIVIEKDGLEKLEKRFVI
- the rplW gene encoding 50S ribosomal protein L23, which translates into the protein MRDPRDIIIRPIITEKSALLREQGQFVFEVAPDSNKIEIRKAVEELFKVHVEKVRVINVKPKPRRVRLAPGYTKAWKKAIVTLKKGESIPFFEGV
- the rplB gene encoding 50S ribosomal protein L2 — its product is MGVKKFRPVTPSRRFMTVADYSEITKEEPEKSLLEPLKKSGGRNNTGRVTVRFRGGGHKRHYRIIDFKREKHGIPAKVVAIEYDPNRTARIALLHYVDGEKRYIIAPDGLKVGDILTSGPDAEIRVGNALPLERIPEGIPIHNIELVPGKGGQLVRAAGASAVILSKEGRYAHVQLPSGEVRLINLKCYATIGQVSNLDHENVIIGKAGRSRWLGRRPHVRGMVMNPVDHPLGGGEGRSKSGRHPCSPTGIVDGRKTRKKRKASDRFIVRRRK
- the rpsS gene encoding 30S ribosomal protein S19; the protein is MARSKKKGPFVDAKLYKRIIEMNEKGEKKVIKTYSRASMVLPEFVGHTIAVHNGRKFIPVYITPEMVGHRLGEFSPTRTFRGHKDKKAEKARLK
- the rplV gene encoding 50S ribosomal protein L22, with the translated sequence MMEGRCVLKYRRISPKKVAPLLDEIRGKSVSEAMKMLKVLNKKSARFTIKAIKAAVASYRDKGGDLPEDRLYIKVAKVDRGPIWKRVRPMFRGMATLILKRTSHLTIEVAPKEVE
- the rpsC gene encoding 30S ribosomal protein S3, which encodes MGQKVHPYGFRIGVNKGWLSRWYANDTHYRKFVKEDYEIRKYVKARFKEAGISRVEIERVLPDKISISIYTARPGMIIGRGGKEIESFKKELAAIVPYKDLHIDVKEVKTPEIDASLVAQQIVSRIEQRVSHRRAMKRAVEQAMKAGAQGIKVYSKGRLAGAEIARKEWYLKGRVPLQTLRADIDYAQETAFTKYGTIGVKVWIYRGDILRKPTEE
- the rplP gene encoding 50S ribosomal protein L16, which produces MLMPSRTKYRKQQRGRLKGVALAGNYLAFGEYGLKTLEAHWLTANQIEAARMAISRYLKKGGKLWVRIFPDKPVTKKPAETRMGKGKGNVEFWVAVVKPGRILFELSGVSEEEAREAFRIASHKLPVKTRFVSIKEGGV
- the rpmC gene encoding 50S ribosomal protein L29 — protein: MKAKELRELSLDELNKKLKELKEELFTLRMDKALHRLNQPHRFKQLKREIARVLTVMNEKRGGNNGN
- the rpsQ gene encoding 30S ribosomal protein S17 is translated as MGIRKQRIGVVVSDKMNKTRVVVFEFLKKHPLYGKYVKRRKKFYVHDEKNESRIGDVVRIEETRPLSKLKRWRLVEIIRRAERREGE
- the rplN gene encoding 50S ribosomal protein L14; this encodes MIQDISRVKIVDNTGAQEALIIKVLGGSRRKYAYVGDIVVVTIKDAIPGSPVKKGDKARAVIVRTKKELRRPDGTYVKFDDNAAVLIDNFNEPRGTRVFGPVARELREKKFMKIVSLASEVV
- the rplX gene encoding 50S ribosomal protein L24; translated protein: MGNKIKRDDLVLVTAGKDKGKIGKVKKVIREKSRVVVEGVNIVKKHMRARGPELPSGIIQMEAPVHISNVKLVCPMCGQATRVGFVVKEDGKKSRVCKKCGKEID